ATTCTTTTTCAGTATCAAATTGATTTTTTTGCTTCTCATTCATGGAGTCATAAACTAAAGCTAATGACTGTTCAGCAGTCAGTACCACGTCATCTATAGGCTGTAAATCACCATTTATTTTAGCGCTCACTGGTAATTTTGCCGTAACGAACATATCTGAGGCGTCTTGCTTTACCATCCTTTCTAATAATTCATGAAGATTCATTTATTACCCTCTATTCCTGTCAGTTCTACATTTACAAAACACCATGTTAAAAGCCTGAAAATTGATTTTTATCAACTGCTTTTTCCATCGCATCTTGTTTAGTAATCATGCCTCTGTTAACAAGGCCCTGTAGACATTGATCCATAGTCTGCATGCCATGTTGCATACCTGTTTGAATCGCTGAGTACATTTGGGCAATTTTATCTTCACGAATAAGGTTTCGAATAGCGGGAACCCCAATCATAATTTCATGAGCAGCAACACGACCACCACCGACTCTTTTAATTAGGCATTGTGAAATTACCGCGCGAAGTGACTCTGACAGCATTGAGCGAACCATAGATTTTTCTTCGCCTGGAAATACATCAATAATACGGTCAATAGTTTTTGGTGCTGAGGTTGTATGCAAGGTGCCAAAGACTAAATGGCCTGTTTCTGCTGCTGTCATAGCTAAGCGAATCGTTTCTAAATCTCGCATTTCACCGACTAAGATCACATCTGGATCTTCACGCAAGGCTGAACGTAATGCAGCTGAAAAGCTTAACGTATCGCGGTGAACTTCACGCTGATTAATAAGACACTTTTTATTTTCATGTACAAATTCTATTGGATCTTCAATGGTGAGAATATGATCGTGTTTATGATCATTAATATAATCAACCATCGCAGCTAACGTGGTTGATTTTCCTGAGCCGGTAGGCCCAGTAACTAACACCAAGCCACGTGGTGTATCTGATATTTCACGAAATATTTCAGGACACCCTAAATCATCAAGTGAAAGGATTTTACTCGGGATTGTACGAAATACGGCTGCGGGGCCTCTATTTTGATTAAAAGCATTAACCCTGAAACGTGCTAAGTTTGGTACTTCAAATGAGAAATCGACTTCCA
The DNA window shown above is from Colwellia psychrerythraea 34H and carries:
- a CDS encoding type IV pilus twitching motility protein PilT, which translates into the protein MDITELLAFSVEHNASDLHLSTGTPPAIRVDGDVRKLNIPAFDGKDVNALVYDIMNDRQRKEYEENLEVDFSFEVPNLARFRVNAFNQNRGPAAVFRTIPSKILSLDDLGCPEIFREISDTPRGLVLVTGPTGSGKSTTLAAMVDYINDHKHDHILTIEDPIEFVHENKKCLINQREVHRDTLSFSAALRSALREDPDVILVGEMRDLETIRLAMTAAETGHLVFGTLHTTSAPKTIDRIIDVFPGEEKSMVRSMLSESLRAVISQCLIKRVGGGRVAAHEIMIGVPAIRNLIREDKIAQMYSAIQTGMQHGMQTMDQCLQGLVNRGMITKQDAMEKAVDKNQFSGF